Proteins encoded by one window of Xanthomonas sp. DAR 80977:
- a CDS encoding GntR family transcriptional regulator, producing MAGLAVDPSAPTPLYLQLASKLVEAIKGGQWKPGEALPAERQLCEQLQVSRVTLRQAVDALVEQGLVSRRQGAGTFITSHIQHQLSGLASFSETLRMKGLEPGTRWLERRVRPAHGEEILRLGLSPDTVVASLTRLRSADGRVMAYEKAVLPQRTVPDPLAIGDSLYAYLDEQGTPVVRALQYFRAINLPARLAGHLGMKEGEAILHVVRVGYTRDGSAIELTDTYCHNDYYDFVAELRR from the coding sequence CTGGCGGGCCTGGCCGTGGACCCGAGCGCGCCGACCCCGCTGTACCTGCAGCTGGCGAGCAAGCTGGTGGAGGCGATCAAGGGCGGCCAGTGGAAGCCGGGCGAGGCCTTGCCGGCCGAACGCCAGCTGTGCGAGCAACTGCAGGTGTCGCGGGTGACCCTGCGCCAGGCGGTGGACGCGCTGGTCGAACAGGGCCTGGTCTCGCGCCGGCAGGGCGCCGGCACCTTCATCACCTCGCACATCCAGCACCAGCTCAGCGGCCTGGCCAGTTTCAGCGAAACCCTGCGCATGAAGGGCCTGGAGCCGGGCACACGCTGGCTGGAGCGACGCGTGCGCCCGGCCCACGGCGAGGAAATCCTGCGCCTGGGCCTGTCGCCGGACACCGTGGTGGCGTCGCTGACCCGCCTGCGCAGCGCCGACGGCCGGGTCATGGCCTACGAGAAGGCGGTGCTGCCGCAGCGCACCGTGCCCGATCCGCTGGCCATCGGCGATTCGCTGTACGCCTACCTGGACGAGCAGGGCACGCCGGTGGTGCGCGCGCTGCAGTACTTCCGTGCGATCAACCTGCCGGCGCGGCTGGCCGGGCACCTGGGCATGAAGGAAGGCGAGGCGATCCTGCACGTGGTGCGGGTCGGCTACACCCGCGACGGCAGCGCGATCGAGCTGACCGACACCTATTGCCACAACGACTACTACGACTTCGTCGCCGAGCTGCGACGCTGA
- a CDS encoding sugar MFS transporter: MTTARPASPFASIAIVGLLFFIIGFFTWINGPLITFVRLAFDLNEVNAFLVLMVFYLSYFFLALPSSWILKRTGMKKGLALSLVVMAAGAAAFGQFATQRFYPGALAGLFVIGSGLALLQTAINPYISILGPIESAARRIAVMGICNKIAGILAPFLIGTLVLHGVGDLATQVQAADPVAKEALLTAFAAKIHVPYLVMAGVLVLVAIGVLFSPLPELKASEVNAAPVGAGSPAQKTSIFQFPHLWLGVLCLFVYVGVEVMAGDAIGTYGNGFHLPLDQTKLFTSYTLAAMLAGYVAGLLLIPTLISQARYLSVSAVLGVLFSAGAYFTHGYVSVGFVAALGFANAMMWPAIFPLAIKGLGRHTEIGSALLVMGIAGGAIIPQLFAVLKQHFDFQLVFLLLMVPCYLYILFYSLVGHRAGQAVARA, encoded by the coding sequence ATGACCACCGCACGGCCTGCCAGTCCCTTCGCCTCGATCGCCATCGTCGGGTTGCTGTTCTTCATCATCGGCTTCTTCACCTGGATCAACGGCCCGCTGATCACCTTCGTGCGGCTGGCGTTCGACCTCAACGAGGTCAACGCGTTCCTGGTGCTGATGGTGTTCTACCTGTCGTACTTCTTCCTGGCGCTGCCGTCGTCGTGGATCCTCAAGCGCACCGGCATGAAGAAGGGCCTGGCGCTGAGCCTGGTGGTGATGGCGGCGGGCGCGGCGGCGTTCGGCCAGTTCGCCACGCAGCGCTTCTATCCCGGCGCGCTGGCCGGCCTGTTCGTGATCGGCAGCGGCCTGGCCCTGCTGCAGACCGCGATCAACCCGTACATCAGCATCCTCGGCCCGATCGAGAGCGCGGCGCGGCGCATCGCGGTGATGGGCATATGCAACAAGATCGCCGGCATCCTGGCGCCGTTCCTGATCGGCACGCTGGTGCTGCACGGCGTTGGCGACCTGGCCACGCAGGTGCAGGCCGCCGATCCGGTGGCCAAGGAAGCCCTGCTCACCGCGTTCGCCGCCAAGATCCACGTGCCGTACCTGGTGATGGCCGGGGTGCTGGTGCTGGTCGCGATCGGCGTGCTGTTCTCGCCGCTGCCGGAGCTGAAGGCCTCGGAAGTCAACGCCGCGCCGGTCGGCGCCGGCAGCCCCGCGCAGAAGACCAGCATCTTCCAGTTCCCGCACCTGTGGCTGGGCGTGCTGTGCCTGTTCGTGTACGTGGGCGTGGAAGTGATGGCCGGCGATGCGATCGGCACCTACGGCAACGGCTTCCACCTGCCGCTGGACCAGACCAAGCTGTTCACCTCCTACACCCTGGCGGCGATGCTGGCCGGCTACGTGGCCGGCCTGTTGCTGATCCCGACGCTGATCTCGCAGGCGCGCTACCTGAGCGTGTCGGCGGTGCTGGGCGTGCTGTTCTCGGCCGGCGCCTACTTCACCCATGGCTACGTGTCGGTGGGTTTCGTCGCCGCGCTGGGCTTCGCCAACGCGATGATGTGGCCGGCGATCTTCCCGCTGGCGATCAAGGGCCTGGGCCGCCACACCGAGATCGGCTCGGCCCTGCTGGTGATGGGCATCGCCGGCGGCGCGATCATCCCGCAGCTGTTCGCGGTGCTGAAGCAGCACTTCGATTTCCAGCTGGTGTTCCTGCTGCTGATGGTGCCCTGCTACCTGTACATCCTGTTCTATTCCCTGGTCGGCCACCGCGCCGGCCAGGCCGTGGCCCGCGCGTGA
- a CDS encoding LacI family DNA-binding transcriptional regulator yields MRRPTIKDVAERARVSLKTVSRVINNEPSVMQATRARVLHAIAELDYEPDPSARNLRSGTPFVIGLVYDNPNPYHIIGVQNGVLAACRETGFGLQIHPCDSTSPMLAEELAEWTQRSRLAGLVLTAPMSERAELVAALTARGIKTVRIIAATEDPKDGPCVYVDDRDAAYEVTEHLIQLGHQRIGFLWGGTSHRSSGERYAGYEAALKDYGITLDKHLVVPGDYTFDDGFRGARRLLALREPPTAIFGSNDEIAAGVLAAAKSAGMNVPYDLSIAGFEDSPFSRQSWPALTTAKQATEDIARHAARLLISQLRSDAYEEHPAPMHNQGFVPQLVVRGSTAPMQPQSRRSPSPDPT; encoded by the coding sequence ATGCGTAGACCCACCATCAAAGATGTCGCCGAGCGGGCGCGGGTGTCGCTGAAGACCGTGTCGCGGGTCATCAACAACGAACCGTCGGTGATGCAGGCCACGCGCGCGCGCGTGCTGCACGCCATCGCCGAGCTGGACTACGAACCGGATCCGTCGGCGCGCAACCTGCGCAGCGGCACCCCGTTCGTGATCGGGCTGGTGTACGACAACCCCAACCCGTACCACATCATCGGCGTGCAGAACGGCGTGCTGGCGGCGTGCCGCGAGACCGGCTTCGGCCTGCAGATCCATCCCTGCGATTCGACCTCGCCGATGCTGGCCGAGGAACTGGCCGAGTGGACCCAGCGCTCGCGCCTGGCCGGGCTGGTGCTGACCGCGCCGATGTCCGAGCGCGCGGAACTGGTCGCGGCGCTGACCGCGCGCGGGATCAAGACCGTGCGCATCATCGCCGCCACCGAGGATCCCAAGGACGGCCCCTGCGTCTACGTCGACGACCGCGATGCCGCCTACGAGGTCACCGAGCACCTGATCCAGCTCGGCCACCAGCGCATCGGCTTCCTGTGGGGCGGCACCTCGCACCGCTCCAGCGGCGAGCGCTATGCCGGCTACGAGGCGGCGCTGAAGGACTACGGCATCACCCTGGACAAGCACCTGGTGGTGCCCGGCGACTACACCTTCGACGACGGCTTCCGCGGCGCGCGGCGGCTGCTGGCGCTGCGCGAGCCGCCGACCGCGATCTTCGGCTCCAACGACGAGATCGCCGCCGGCGTGCTCGCCGCGGCCAAGTCGGCGGGCATGAACGTGCCCTACGACCTGTCCATCGCCGGCTTCGAGGACAGCCCGTTCTCGCGCCAGTCGTGGCCGGCGCTGACCACCGCCAAGCAGGCCACCGAGGACATCGCCCGGCATGCCGCGCGGCTGCTGATCAGCCAGCTGCGCAGCGACGCCTACGAAGAGCATCCGGCGCCGATGCACAACCAGGGCTTCGTGCCGCAGCTGGTGGTGCGCGGCTCCACCGCGCCGATGCAGCCGCAGTCCCGCCGTTCTCCCTCCCCCGATCCCACATGA
- a CDS encoding SIS domain-containing protein: MALPTETETLMFREAAETADVVAAQFARNQAAVSALAAALRADPPPFVVTCARGSSDHAATYAKYLFETQLGVVTASASPSVGSVYESPLQLRGALYVVISQSGKSPDLLRNAEAAKAAGARVVALVNVEDSPLAQLADTVIALGAGPEKSVAATKSYLASLAAILQLGAHWKNDPALLAALDALPQALRAAWQADWRPLTDGLVEAHNLFVLGRGLGLAAAQEAALKFKETCGLHAEAYSSAEVKHGPMALVGPGFPVLAFAQPDETGAGTRSLAEEFRGRGAQVWLASADGDLPLVAAPHPVCAPLLTIQSFYRAINALALRRGYNPDLPPHLNKVTETV, translated from the coding sequence ATGGCATTGCCCACCGAAACCGAAACCCTGATGTTCCGCGAAGCCGCGGAAACCGCCGATGTCGTCGCCGCGCAGTTCGCGCGCAACCAGGCCGCGGTGAGCGCGCTGGCCGCGGCGCTGCGCGCCGATCCGCCGCCGTTCGTGGTCACCTGCGCGCGCGGCAGTTCCGACCATGCCGCGACCTACGCCAAGTACCTGTTCGAGACCCAGCTCGGCGTGGTCACCGCCTCGGCCTCGCCGTCGGTGGGCTCGGTGTACGAATCGCCGCTGCAGTTGCGCGGCGCGCTGTACGTGGTGATCTCCCAGTCCGGCAAGAGCCCGGACCTGCTGCGCAACGCCGAGGCGGCCAAGGCCGCCGGCGCGCGCGTGGTGGCGCTGGTCAACGTCGAGGATTCGCCGCTGGCGCAGCTGGCCGACACCGTGATCGCGCTCGGCGCCGGCCCGGAGAAGAGCGTGGCCGCGACCAAGAGCTACCTGGCCTCGCTGGCGGCGATCCTGCAGCTCGGCGCGCACTGGAAGAACGACCCGGCGTTGCTCGCCGCGCTGGACGCGCTGCCGCAGGCGCTGCGCGCCGCCTGGCAGGCCGACTGGCGTCCGCTCACCGACGGTCTGGTCGAGGCGCACAACCTGTTCGTGCTCGGCCGCGGCCTGGGCCTGGCCGCCGCGCAGGAAGCGGCGCTGAAGTTCAAGGAAACCTGCGGCCTGCATGCCGAGGCCTACAGCTCGGCGGAAGTGAAGCACGGGCCGATGGCGCTGGTCGGCCCCGGCTTCCCGGTGCTGGCCTTCGCCCAGCCGGACGAGACCGGCGCCGGCACCCGCAGCCTGGCCGAGGAATTCCGCGGCCGCGGCGCGCAGGTATGGCTGGCCAGCGCCGACGGCGACCTGCCGCTGGTCGCCGCGCCGCACCCGGTGTGCGCGCCGCTGCTGACCATCCAGAGCTTCTACCGCGCGATCAACGCGCTGGCGCTGCGCCGCGGCTACAACCCGGACCTGCCGCCGCATCTGAACAAAGTGACGGAGACGGTGTAA
- the nagA gene encoding N-acetylglucosamine-6-phosphate deacetylase, whose translation MTTTALRNARVLGEDGFLDGVGVLLEGGRIAAVLDDGDARLAAAPAQLDLGGGTLLPGFIDLQVNGGGGVLFNNRTDIDALRRIGQAHRRYGTTGYLPTLISDDLEVMRAAIAATREAIAAGVPGVLGIHLEGPYLAPARKGTHNVDKFRVPDAAELALATSLDNGATLITLAPERLPAESIRTLAAAGARVFAGHTAGSYDEIRAGLDAGVCGFTHLYNAMSPLQGRDPGAVGAALEDRDAWCGLIVDGVHVHPASLRVALAAKPRGKLFLVTDAMPMVGADSPSFDLYGETITEVDGVVRNAAGALAGSALDMASAVRNSVQWLGVSLDEAARMASLYPAQCLGVDERYGRIAPGYQADLVLLDDALQVRRTWIAGAME comes from the coding sequence ATGACGACGACGGCGCTGCGCAATGCGCGCGTGCTCGGCGAGGACGGATTCCTCGATGGCGTGGGCGTGCTGCTGGAAGGCGGGCGCATCGCCGCGGTGCTCGACGACGGCGACGCGCGCCTGGCCGCGGCGCCGGCGCAGCTGGACCTGGGCGGCGGCACGCTGCTGCCCGGCTTCATCGACCTGCAGGTCAACGGTGGCGGCGGCGTGCTGTTCAACAACCGCACCGATATCGACGCGCTGCGCCGCATCGGCCAGGCCCACCGCCGCTACGGCACCACCGGCTACCTGCCGACGCTGATCAGCGACGACCTCGAGGTGATGCGCGCGGCGATCGCCGCGACCCGCGAGGCCATCGCCGCCGGCGTGCCGGGCGTGCTCGGCATCCACCTGGAAGGGCCGTACCTGGCGCCGGCGCGCAAGGGCACCCACAACGTGGACAAGTTCCGCGTGCCCGATGCCGCCGAGCTGGCGCTGGCCACTTCGCTGGACAACGGCGCCACCCTGATCACGCTGGCGCCGGAGCGGCTGCCGGCCGAGAGCATCCGCACGTTGGCCGCGGCCGGCGCGCGCGTGTTCGCCGGCCACACCGCCGGCAGCTACGATGAGATCCGCGCCGGGCTGGATGCCGGCGTGTGCGGTTTCACCCATCTGTACAACGCGATGTCGCCGCTGCAGGGGCGCGATCCGGGCGCGGTCGGTGCCGCGCTGGAGGACCGCGATGCGTGGTGCGGCCTGATCGTCGACGGCGTGCACGTGCACCCGGCCAGCCTGCGCGTGGCGCTGGCGGCCAAGCCGCGCGGCAAGCTGTTCCTGGTCACCGACGCGATGCCGATGGTCGGCGCCGACAGTCCCAGCTTCGACCTGTACGGCGAAACCATCACCGAAGTGGACGGCGTGGTGCGCAATGCCGCCGGCGCGCTGGCCGGCTCGGCGCTGGACATGGCCAGCGCGGTGCGCAACAGCGTGCAGTGGCTGGGCGTGAGCCTGGACGAAGCCGCGCGCATGGCCTCGCTGTATCCGGCGCAATGCCTGGGCGTGGACGAGCGCTACGGCCGCATCGCGCCGGGCTACCAGGCCGACCTGGTGCTGCTCGACGACGCGCTGCAGGTGCGGCGGACCTGGATCGCCGGGGCGATGGAGTAA
- a CDS encoding fructosamine kinase family protein, which yields MHAAGSDLFALPPRDGLQRLTLRDGRRAICKRRRTMPTDFFAAEVRGLDALRTAGGLRVPQVYAQGEDWLLLEDLGEAPPHPRFARLAGEGLARQHRAHGERFGFGHDGYIGDSPQDNGTDRDGHRFFVERRLRPQAERALRAAALVPADMARLERLCARLPQLIPAQPPVLLHGDLWQGNLHCAGDGLPALIDAGAAHYGWAEAELAMLSLFGEPDPHLLRSYAEHAPLANDWRERAPLYNLYHLLNHLNLFGGGYLHAVRAVLARY from the coding sequence ATGCATGCCGCCGGTTCCGACCTGTTCGCCCTGCCGCCGCGCGATGGCCTGCAGCGGCTGACGCTGCGCGACGGCCGCCGCGCGATCTGCAAGCGCCGCCGGACCATGCCCACCGATTTCTTCGCCGCCGAAGTGCGCGGCCTGGATGCGCTGCGCACCGCCGGCGGTCTGCGCGTGCCGCAGGTGTATGCGCAAGGCGAGGACTGGCTGCTGCTCGAAGACCTGGGCGAGGCGCCGCCGCATCCCCGCTTCGCCCGGCTCGCCGGCGAAGGCCTGGCACGCCAGCATCGCGCCCACGGCGAGCGCTTCGGTTTCGGCCACGATGGCTACATCGGCGACAGCCCGCAGGACAACGGCACCGACCGCGATGGCCATCGCTTCTTCGTCGAGCGACGGTTGCGGCCGCAGGCGGAGCGCGCGCTGCGCGCCGCCGCGCTGGTTCCTGCCGACATGGCGCGCCTGGAACGGTTGTGCGCACGCCTGCCGCAGCTGATCCCGGCACAGCCGCCGGTACTGCTGCACGGCGATCTGTGGCAAGGCAACCTGCACTGCGCCGGCGACGGCCTGCCGGCGCTGATCGATGCCGGCGCGGCGCACTACGGCTGGGCCGAGGCCGAACTGGCGATGCTGTCGCTGTTCGGCGAACCCGACCCGCACCTGCTGCGCAGCTATGCCGAGCACGCGCCGCTGGCGAACGACTGGCGCGAACGCGCGCCGCTGTACAACCTCTACCACCTGCTCAACCACCTCAACCTGTTCGGCGGCGGCTACCTGCACGCGGTGCGT